The Daucus carota subsp. sativus chromosome 7, DH1 v3.0, whole genome shotgun sequence genome window below encodes:
- the LOC108196354 gene encoding uncharacterized protein LOC108196354, with protein MARRRVGDASAENGKNKEEEIDTCRAVYIDTNLDTHLALVVSEFDSVLDIKKKVMLEHLQCFPKLGEIRIQALKVKRKGHFYHLSDSMRVNRAFEGVKHSWFLFVDASYSKQLSENEQSCRPNMSNQSPLLCLPYNIANTECNNDDASTSAILKSASVERLSNQKAQPIPEASGREFFEVIVTNHECSGAEIKTVSADLNRVPDLPSGGTIASNIQCSDSVEPSSETGLSVKKKKQKIKKHNVDELGDCLTKENIALSHVSGGEALCHEILLSTNMVVNAEKSESKGDALLENNGLFCNPTQMTSKEATILPKGQCDSQIIALNTISPESTDADQTPLNLRIENMKSKKKRKRDEMDLPSPDDHERANIPSNLLINTEKKEHKEIGDPSKENKVPVSTSKEEIELPRNFEEQNNSANIVLDTLSSEPADTPHLRTKPDIKNKRGEKKGKKDVKRKKDVTFNLPSAAVLPLCVQDAGVDESFQEKNNFLNHVSGEDESQHEVPSAEKTEIVGTSGDASKENKVLVSTNETSTQEIEMKEKCQKIVVDTFPSAAADSEHVKTGTGIKSKKNKKRKTDAVINISNSAKDAGGGESLNDKKSASNNVSAGDEVHHENAVLANLSVDGERTDCEKIRDSSEQDKKSLPSEKTFTRGTGLTGNTVEDRRPVVSGTISRESADNEHSITNSSIKHKRKKKSKKDMTVNISSAIVLHSSAQNIVEEESYTEKNIALDNCSGKDESHQEVAAPANLLVNSERTELEESSGDHLEQNKGSVSKHKNSSAQEMDLKLNSVQDQDNSQNVVSDTLSPEFAESEHPGAYSDNKKLKKKKRRKMDAASTLSGANVLPSSAQNVVEEESYKEKNIALDNGSGKDESHQKVSAPANLLVNSERTELEESSGDHLEQNKGSVSKHKNSSAQEMDLKLNSLQDQENSQNVVSDTLSPELAESKHPGASSDNKKLKKKKKRKMDAASTLSGANVLPSSVQDAAGEESLKEKNIPLHEDQSRHETVTPAKSLVNAERPEQEEITRDPLEKGKDGFNATSTSIELNLDSDAAPISNTNDSVNVQSAKMMDDKSKRDQAILITPSQPAVSKSESDRIDLKHYLLSGKTEDVADSVKSGIKRSERDDKTKKKTKKSTPTLLTSHDHTLTLQSSKNLEGGVKSHNKCSSDIDPQESFSKDASSGSHPPSKKSTSNVYQKEPSSSLGPDKARTPHSVLLASGRGIFVNSTPATAYRKGKNVTPAALGSSSESFDKLDRGTKSKNRVSTADRRVVSCAKGTSEVKSRPLQKKSLLTKAGSIFKDDSSDSSDNDEASEHFNARTSSEDVLSSESDRESDINLDSPTKGSSGLDKKEDAENIEKKRSNLRNTTMDMILRSSSRYKKAKLTAESQPEVEDSESQPVDCVPDSQAI; from the exons ATGGCTCGACGGCGTGTCGGAGATGCGTCCGCCGAAAATGGCaagaacaaagaagaagaaataGATACATGTAGAGCTGTATATATCGACACGAATCTCGATACTCATCTTGCTCTCGTTGTCTCCGAGTTTGATTCTGTTCTCGACATCAAAA AGAAGGTGATGTTGGAACACCTCCAGTGTTTTCCTAAGCTTGGGGAGATACGCATACAAGCTTTGAAG GTAAAGCGCAAAGGCCACTTTTATCACCTTTCAGATTCCATGCGGGTTAATAGAGCATTTGAAGGGGTAAAACATAGTTGGTTTCTCTTTGTAGATGCTTCCTACTCAAAGCAGCTCAGTGAAAACGAACAATCCTGTAGACCCAACATGAGTAACCAGTCACCATTGCTTTGCTTACCCTATAATATTGCAAATACTGAATGTAATAATGACGATGCATCTACATCTGCCATTCTTAAGTCAGCATCAGTAGAACGTCTGAGCAACCAGAAAGCTCAGCCAATCCCGGAGGCTTCTGGTAGAGAATTTTTTGAAGTTATAGTGACAAACCATGAGTGTAGTGGCGCTGAGATTAAAACTGTATCTGCTGATCTCAACAGGGTTCCAGATCTTCCAAGTGGTGGAACAATAGCTTCTAATATTCAATGTAGTGACTCTGTAGAACCTTCCTCAGAAACTGGGTTGtctgtaaaaaagaaaaagcaaaagattAAGAAACACAATGTTGATGAATTAGGAGACTGCCTTACAAAGGAGAACATTGCTTTAAGTCATGTATCTGGTGGAGAAGCATTATGCCATGAGATTTTGCTTTCTACAAATATGGTAGTTAATGcggagaagtcagaaagtaaaGGAGATGCTCTGCTAGAAAATAATGGTTTATTTTGTAACCCTACTCAAATGACTTCTAAAGAGGCGACTATATTACCCAAAGGCCAGTGTGATAGTCAAATAATTGCATTAAACACTATATCTCCTGAATCTACTGATGCAGACCAGACGCCACTGAATTTACGCATTGAAAATATGAAGAgcaagaagaagaggaagagagATGAAATGGATTTGCCAAGTCCTGATGATCATGAAAGGGCCAACATTCCTTCAAATTTGCTGATAAATACAGAGAAAAAAGAGCACAAGGAAATTGGAGATCCTtcgaaagaaaataaagttccAGTTTCTACTTCTAAAGAAGAGATTGAGTTGCCAAGAAACTTCGAAGAACAGAATAATAGTGCAAATATAGTGCTGGATACTTTATCATCTGAACCTGCTGATACTCCGCACTTAAGAACCAAACCGGATATCAAAAATAAGAGGGGCGAGAAGAAAGGGAAAAAAGATGTAAAGCGGAAGAAGGATGTGACATTCAATCTACCAAGTGCTGCTGTGTTGCCTTTGTGTGTTCAAGATGCAGGGGTTGATGAGAGCTTTCAAGAAAAGaacaattttttaaatcatGTATCTGGTGAGGATGAATCACAGCATGAGGTCCCATCTGCAGAGAAGACTGAAATTGTAGGAACAAGTGGAGATGCTtcgaaagaaaataaagttttaGTCTCTACTAATGAGACTTCTACACAAGAGATTGAGATGAAAGAGAAGTGTCAAAAAATTGTTGTGGATACTTTCCCATCTGCAGCTGCTGACAGTGAGCACGTAAAAACGGGAACCGGCATTAAAAGTAAGAAGAACAAGAAGAGGAAGACAGATGCGgtaattaatatatcaaattccGCAAAAGATGCTGGGGGAGGGGAGAGTTTAAATGATAAGAAAAGTGCTTCAAATAATGTTTCTGCTGGAGATGAAGTGCACCATGAGAATGCTGTCCTTGCAAATTTGTCGGTAGATGGAGAGAGGACTGATTGTGAGAAAATCAGAGATTCTTCAGAACAAGATAAAAAATCATTACCTTCTGAGAAGACTTTTACACGAGGGACTGGATTAACTGGGAACACTGTGGAAGACCGGCGTCCAGTCGTATCTGGCACTATATCTCGTGAATCTGCTGATAACGAGCATTCAATAACAAACTCAAGCATCAAACataagaggaagaaaaagagtAAGAAGGATATGACAGTCAATATATCAAGTGCGATTGTGTTGCATTCATCTGCTCAAAATATTGTGGAGGAGGAGAGTTACACGGAAAAGAACATTGCTTTGGATAATTGTTCTGGTAAAGATGAATCCCACCAAGAAGTTGCTGCCCCTGCAAATTTGCTGGTAAATTCAGAGAGAACAGAACTCGAGGAATCTAGTGGGGATCATTTAGAACAAAATAAAGGTTCAGTGTCTAAACATAAAAATTCTTCTGCACAAGAGATGGATTTGAAATTAAACTCTGTACAAGATCAGGATAATAGTCAAAACGTTGTATCAGACACCCTATCTCCTGAATTTGCTGAGAGTGAGCATCCTGGAGCCTATTCagacaataaaaaattgaagaaaaagaaaaggcggAAGATGGATGCAGCTTCCACTTTATCAGGTGCTAATGTCCTGCCTTCATCTGCTCAAAATGTTGTGGAGGAGGAGAGTTACAAGGAAAAGAACATTGCTTTGGATAATGGTTCTGGTAAAGATGAATCCCACCAAAAAGTTTCTGCCCCTGCGAATTTGCTGGTAAATTCAGAGAGAACAGAACTCGAGGAATCTAGTGGGGATCATTTAGAACAAAATAAAGGTTCAGTGTCTAAACATAAAAATTCTTCTGCACAAGAGATGGATTTGAAATTAAACTCTCTACAAGATCAGGAGAATAGTCAAAACGTTGTATCAGACACCCTATCTCCTGAACTTGCTGAGAGTAAGCATCCTGGAGCCTCTTCagacaataaaaaattgaagaaaaagaaaaagcggAAGATGGATGCAGCTTCCACTTTATCAGGTGCTAATGTCCTGCCTTCATCTGTTCAAGATGCTGCTGGAGAGGAAAGTTTGAAGGAAAAAAACATTCCTTTACATGAAGATCAATCTCGCCATGAGACTGTTACCCCTGCAAAATCTTTAGTCAATGCAGAGAGGCCAGAACAGGAAGAAATCACTAGAGACCCTTTGGAAAAAGGTAAAGATGGTTTCAATGCTACCAGCACAAGTATTGAATTAAATTTGGATAGTGATGCTGCACCAATCTCTAATACTAATGATTCAGTTAATGTCCAGTCTGCGAAAATGATGGATGACAAATCTAAGAGGGATCAAGCTATCTTGATAACTCCAAGCCAACCAGCAGTGTCGAAAAGTGAAAGTGATAGGATTGACCTCAAGCATTACCTTCTGTCTGGAAAAACAGAGGACGTTGCTGATTCTGTCAAAAGTGGAATAAAAAGATCAGAGAGGGAcgacaaaacaaagaaaaagacaAAGAAATCGACACCCACTTTATTGACATCACATGATCATACACTTACTCTCCAGTCTTCAAAAAATCTAGAGGGTGGAGTTAAATCTCATAATAAATGCTCTAGTGACATTGATCCTCAAGAATCATTTTCAAAGGATGCAAGTAGCGGATCTCATCCTCCCTCCAAGAAGTCGACTTCAAATGTTTATCAAAAAGAGCCTTCTAGCTCCTTGGGACCAGACAAAGCCAGAACTCCTCACTCAGTATTGCTAGCCAGTGGCAGAGGTATTTTTGTAAACAGTACACCTGCCACTGCTTATAGAAAAGGGAAAAATGTAACTCCAGCTGCATTAGGCTCAAGCTCTGAATCTTTTGACAAATTGGACCGGGGTACAAAAAGTAAGAATCGTGTATCAACTGCTGACCGTCGTGTTGTTTCATGTGCAAAAGGTACTAGTGAAGTCAAGAGCAGGCCACTACAAAAGAAGAGCTTGCTGACTAAAGCAGGTTCCATCTTCAAGGATGATAGTAGTGACAGCTCAGATAATGATGAGGCCAGTGAACATTTTAATGCTCGCACCTCATCTGAAGATGTACTATCCTCTGAATCAGACAGGGAAAGCGACATAAATCTGGACTCGCCGACAAAAG
- the LOC108196709 gene encoding very-long-chain 3-oxoacyl-CoA reductase-like protein At1g24470, with protein MVLFDRSEPQPLYIIILCYLAIFIILKKSFYFLNWIFITFFRPPKNLKKCYGSWGLVTGSTDGIGKAMAFKLARKGLNLVLVGRTMSKLEQVSRELLAENPNIQVKKLVVDFSRDVVAAVRQMEEAIRGLEIGVLINNVGVTYEEAMYFHEVKEEVWMNLVNVNVRGTTLVTRAVVKGMIKRRRGAIVNIGSAASVVVPSHPLYAIYAATKAYIDQLSRSLYVEYKHYGIDVQCQVPLYVWTKMTENVAGIKKASMLIPSAEDYAEAAVKCIGYEMRCTPYWAHAVQWFFASLLPDFVLDYWRLSVGIHRRSKLHKMP; from the exons ATGGTGCTTTTCGATCGCTCAGAACCACAGCCATTGTACATAATAATTCTTTGCTATCTAGCCATTTTCATTAtcttgaaaaaatcattttatttccTGAACTGGATCTTCATTACATTTTTCAGACCTCCAAAAAACCTCAAAAAATGCTACGGCTCATGGGGTCTCGTTACAGGCTCAACCGATGGCATAGGCAAAGCCATGGCCTTCAAACTAGCCCGAAAAGGCCTAAACCTGGTCCTAGTTGGTCGAACCATGAGCAAACTAGAACAAGTTTCCAGAGAGCTTTTAGCTGAGAATCCAAACATACAGGTCAAGAAGTTGGTTGTAGATTTCTCGAGAGACGTTGTTGCAGCAGTGAGGCAAATGGAAGAGGCTATTAGAGGGTTGGAGATCGgtgttttgattaataatgtCGGGGTGACGTATGAGGAGGCCATGTATTTTCATGAAGTGAAAGAGGAAGTGTGGATGAATTTAGTGAATGTGAATGTAAGAGGAACAACTCTGGTGACTAGAGCCGTTGTTAAAGGGATGATCAAGAGGAGAAGAGGTGCTATTGTTAATATCGGCTCTGCTGCTTCTGTCGTCGTGCCTTCTCATCCTCTCTATGCCATCTATGCTGCCACCAAAGC GTACATTGATCAGTTGTCGAGATCTTTATATGTGGAGTACAAACATTATGGAATAGATGTCCAATGCCAG GTACCATTATACGTGTGGACAAAAATGACAGAAAATGTAGCAGGAATAAAGAAAGCATCCATGTTGATCCCCTCAGCAGAAGATTATGCAGAAGCTGCTGTAAAATGCATCGGTTACGAAATGAGGTGCACCCCTTACTGGGCACACGCAGTCCAGTGGTTTTTCGCCTCCCTTTTGCCTGATTTCGTGCTCGATTATTGGCGCTTATCGGTTGGCATTCACCGGAGATCCAAACTGCATAAAATGCCATGA
- the LOC108194586 gene encoding uncharacterized protein LOC108194586: MSLPRDVAPANAKFTPPEKSAVADLYGCGGGRARASQRKSRTRRPSDIRLEEIDAEPDPPTFTPVFTVEDPVELNPTFEDDVGVFAEGDGCEGGVDELGGDWSEDGEAGGDWLEDGLGGGDSLEGGSDEPGGDWLEDGVGGDWSDDGVGELGGDLLVDESGGDSDDDGIGGDELGGDSDDIGGDDGGVFDGGVSGVDFEGGGSCDVGGDVLGGVCADGGVSGVDFEGDCGDGGGSCDGGDELGGGVFDGGVSGVDFDGVSGDGGGSFDVGGDELGGVCADGGVFDDGASGVDFEGVLGDGGGSCDADGDELGGVCADGGECELESGGDPGQGGQTGQGGQCALTVVSEVNINCKKKNNA, encoded by the exons ATGTCACTACCAAGAGATGTTGCACCAGCTAATGCAAAGTTCACACCCCCAGAGAAATCAGCCGTAGCAGATTTATATGGCTGCGGAGGTGGCAGGGCAAGAGCATCacaaagaaaatcaagaacaaggCGACCATCAGACATTCGGTTGGAAG aaATAGATGCTGAACCAGATCCTCCAACGTTTACTCCAGTGTTTACTGTTGAAGATCCTGTAGAATTAAACCCTACATTCGAAGATGATGTTGGTGTATTCGCTGAGGGTGATGGCTGTGAAGGAGGTGTAGATGAACTTGGAGGAGACTGGTCAGAGGATGGTGAAGCTGGAGGAGACTGGCTTGAGGATGGACTTGGAGGAGGAGACTCGCTTGAGGGTGGCTCAGATGAACCTGGAGGAGACTGGCTTGAGGATGGAGTTGGAGGAGACTGGTCTGATGATGGTGTAGGTGAACTTGGAGGAGATTTGCTTGTGGATGAATCCGGAGgagattctgatgatgatggCATTGGTGGCGATGAGCTTGGAGGAGACTCTGATGATATTGGCGGTGATGATGGAGGAGTTTTTGATGGTGGGGTTTCTGGTGTAGATTTTGAAGGTGGTGGTTCATGTGATGTTGGGGGTGATGTACTTGGAGGAGTGTGTGCAGATGGCGGAGTGTCTGGTGTTGATTTTGAAGGAGATTGTGGTGATGGAGGGGGTTCTTGTGATGGTGGTGATGAACTTGGAGGCGGAGTTTTTGATGGTGGGGTGTCTGGTGTTGATTTTGATGGAGTTTCTGGTGATGGAGGTGGTTCTTTTGATGTTGGTGGTGATGAGCTTGGAGGAGTATGTGCAGACGGCGGAGTTTTTGATGATGGGGCGTCTGGTGTTGATTTTGAAGGAGTTTTGGGTGATGGAGGTGGTTCTTGTGATGCTGACGGTGATGAACTTGGAGGAGTGTGTGCAGATGGTGGCGAATGTGAGCTTGAATCAGGAGGAGATCCTGGACAAGGAGGACAAACAGGACAAGGAGGACAATGCGCTCTAACCGTTGTAAGTGAAGTGAATATTAActgcaaaaagaaaaacaacGCATAA
- the LOC108194587 gene encoding GDSL esterase/lipase At3g48460-like: protein MHLSMKMQIDWFNTYYQQKICKGQDLQTCKPDFENALFWIGEMGVNDYSRSFKTSISMQMLTDSCILHINQLLMTLLQNGARYIVVQGLPPVGCLSSGVSLCPLKNLDKMGCVTIINTAIMMHNQILQKKIEGFQRQYPDRAIIYGDSWNAYMAILASPQKYQIQEPFKACCGARDGLFNFNQHSFCGFPGTTTCPDPSKYVNWDGIHLTEAMHKHITQLLLHGGFCHPSFDTIVKKKLGT, encoded by the exons ATGCATCTGAGCATGAAGATGCAGATAGACTGGTTTAATACGTATTACCAGCAAAAAATATGTAAAGGACAGGACCTGCAAACTTGCAAGCCTGATTTTGAGAATGCCCTCTTCTGGATTGGTGAGATGGGGGTGAATGACTACTCTCGTAGTTTCAAAACCTCCATCTCCATGCAGATGCTCACAGATTCGTGTATTCTTCATATCAACCAACTCTTAATG ACATTGTTGCAAAATGGAGCAAGGTACATTGTGGTTCAAGGACTACCTCCTGTTGGGTGCCTCTCATCAGGCGTTTCACTCTGTCCGCTGAAAAACCTCGATAAAATGGGATGTGTTACGATTATTAACACAGCAATTATGATGCACAACCAAATACTTCAGAAAAAGATAGAAGGATTTCAGAGACAATACCCAGATAGAGCAATCATCTATGGAGATTCCTGGAATGCATATATGGCCATACTTGCAAGTCCGCAGAAGTACCAAATTCAGGAGCCCTTCAAGGCGTGCTGTGGAGCAAGAGATGGGCTATTTAACTTTAATCAACACTCTTTCTGCGGCTTTCCAGGAACAACCACTTGTCCAGATCCTAGCAAATATGTCAATTGGGATGGGATTCATCTTACAGAAGCTATGCATAAACACATAACTCAACTTTTACTCCACGGAGGTTTCTGTCATCCATCATTTGATACCATAGTAAAGAAAAAACTTGGTACATAG
- the LOC108196710 gene encoding E3 ubiquitin-protein ligase AIRP2-like: MDMVYYPVGRGSYDDYFKLLEADVQHANALAAAVPRGKDGARLQMKLVYNDLAPFFLFLLQWIDSSCTCLLPRYLNLFEILVYKVYTDGRRTVSACGRRATVDDFYAVILPSLLGLNNMVEMDITRDEKPGTEIISKERLHGGISSSKLEFEREAECGICLEPCAKIVLPTCCHAMCINCYRDWNARSKACPFCRGNIKRVMSRDLWVLTCGDDVVETDTVLKEDLRRFYLYISKLPKDTPDSLFFMNYEYLI, translated from the exons atggataTGGTGTATTACCCAGTTGGGAGAGGTTCTTATGATGACTATTTTAAGCTCCTGGAGGCTGATGTGCAGCATGCCAATGCTCT GGCTGCTGCGGTTCCAAGAGGAAAGGATGGTGCTCGTCTTCAAATGAAGTTGGTATACAATGATTTGGCGcctttctttttgtttctgCTACAGTGGATCGACTCTTCTTGCACATGTCTACTTCCCAGATATTTAAATCTTTTCGAAATTCTCGTGTATAAG GTATACACAGATGGAAGGCGTACTGTATCTGCATGTGGTAGGAGGGCAACTGTTGATGACTTCTATG CTGTTATATTGCCATCTCTTCTGGGTCTCAATAATATGGTGGAGATGGATATCACAAGGGATGAGAAGCCTGGGACAGAGATCATCAGCAAGGAGAGACTGCATGGTGGCATTAGTTCATCAAagctagagtttgagagagaagCTGAATGCGGGATTTGCTTAGAGCCTTGTGCGAAGATTGTTTTGCCTACTTGCTGTCATGCCATGTGCATTAACTGCTATCGTGATTG GAACGCGAGATCAAAGGCATGCCCCTTTTGCCGTGGTAACATAAAGAGAGTCATGTCGAGGGATTTATGGGTTCTCACTTGTGGAGATGATGTAGTTGAAACCGATACAGTTCTGAAGGAGGATTTACGACGGTTCTACCTGTATATTAGCAAGTTGCCTAAAGATACACCAGATTCGCTTTTCTTTATGAACTATGAATACCTAATTTGA